From the genome of Pseudomonas sihuiensis:
CAGAAACCTGCGCTAGCCATGACAATCAGCCGAACAACTGATAGACCTTGGCCCCCTGGCGAGCCTGGTTGATCTGCACCAGCTCATCGCCAAGGCGTTTGCGCTCGGCCGTGCACAGCGTAACCAGCTCGCGGTAGAGCAGCAGCAGCTCCTGCATGCTGTCGCGCAGGCGCGCCTCATCGCCCCCCTCGTGCATGGCCGCATCGACCGCCTGGCGGCATTGCAGATCCAACTTGCCGATGGCCACCCAGTCCTGCCTGAGCAGGGCATCGCGCAGTGCGCAGCCGGTTTCTTCCAGACGCTGGACAGACGAACTCATGATTTTCTCCCGGATTGTCCGGCACGGCCCTCAAGCAATGCCATCCCAGCCTTCTTTCAATTCACGCAGCAATTGCGCCACCTGACGCAGGATCGCCTCATCGTTTTTCAGGTTGGCCTGGGCCAACTGCCGAATCATGTATTCATAGAGCCCATCGAGGTGCTGCGCCAACTCGCCCCCCTGGCCCTTGTCCAACCCCTCGCGCAGGCCACCGACGATCCCGATCACCTTGCCGATCAGCAGCCCCTTCTCGGCGACCTGGCCACGGGCAAGCGCGCCCTGGGCCTGCGCCAGGCGATCCAGGGCGCCTTCGAACAACATCTGGATCAAGCGATGGGGGCTGGCCTCGGCAAGCTGGGACTGGGTACTGACCTGCTGATACTGCCTGAGCGCGGACGCTGCATACATGACGACTGCTCCTCGATAACCAAGTCACTGCGTGGACTTGACAGGCTATCGGCCGGCAATCGGGAATCTTTAGGCTGGAAGCCGCACAGCGGCGGCTCTCCCTGACACTCATTTTTTGTTGGAATTGTTCAGCGCCTCGAGCGTGCTCAGAAGGCTCGCGCTGCTTGCATTCAACTGCGCCACCAGGATATCCATGTTGTTGTACTTGGTGTACAGCGAGGTGGTCAGCGAATCGATGCGCCGATCCAGCGCCTGCTGCTGCTCGCTCAATTGCGTCATGGTCTTTTGCAGCGACTCGGTGCGACCGGCCAGCAGCCCTCCGGGTGCCGTGTAAGGCTCGGTGACCGATTTCAGGCGCGGAATCAACCCGTCGTCGCCGACGAAGAACGCCTGAACCTCATCGTAGTGGGTCTCCAGCGCGCTGCTCAGCTTGGCATCGTCGATCGACAGCGTACCGTCCTTGTTGGTGGTCACGCCCAGTTGCGCCAGAACGCTCAGCTCACCGCTGCCGGTCGAGGGCTGTACCAGTTCGTTGCGTATCGAACCGAGCAGCGAGCGAACCAGGGCGTCGCCCACCAGCGC
Proteins encoded in this window:
- the fliT gene encoding flagellar protein FliT, encoding MSSSVQRLEETGCALRDALLRQDWVAIGKLDLQCRQAVDAAMHEGGDEARLRDSMQELLLLYRELVTLCTAERKRLGDELVQINQARQGAKVYQLFG
- the fliS gene encoding flagellar export chaperone FliS; the protein is MYAASALRQYQQVSTQSQLAEASPHRLIQMLFEGALDRLAQAQGALARGQVAEKGLLIGKVIGIVGGLREGLDKGQGGELAQHLDGLYEYMIRQLAQANLKNDEAILRQVAQLLRELKEGWDGIA